The DNA window TGACGCCGATGCCCCTGGCGCGCGCGGCGGCCACGAAGGCACGGAAATCGTCGTTGCTGCCATAGCGCCGGTCGATACGGTAATGGTCGGTGGCCGCGTAGCCGTGATACGAATAGGCCGGCATGTCGTTCTCGAGCAGTGGCGTGGGCCAGACCTGCGTGTAGCCCATCGCGGCAATGTAATCGAGATGCGCGGTCATGCCGGCCAGGTCGCCGCCATGCCGGCCGCCGCCGGCTGCGCGGTTCGCCTTGTCGGGCATGGCCGCGATGCTGTCGTTCGCCGGATCACCGTTGGCGAAGCGGTCCGGCATCACCTGGTAGATGGCATCGCGGCCCGTGAAGCCCTGGCGCTCGCGCGAGCCCGGCGCGCGCGGCTGCAACTGGTAGCGGTGCTTCAGGACCGCCGCCTTGCCGGCCGCGCCGGGCGCGTGGAAGGCGATGTCGAAACTGCCCGGCCGCACGCCGGCGGCCAGCTCCAGGTCGATGAACAGGTAATTCGGGTTGGCCACGCGCGTGGTCCCGGCGATGCGCACGCCCGGGTAACCGATGTCCGGCCGCAGGTCGGCAATGTGCTCGCCATGTACTATCAGCTGCAGTGCCGGGTGGCGCATGCCGGTCCACCACGATGCGGGTTCCAGGTGATCGATGCGGTAACTGGCGGGGCCGCCCTTGGCAGGCGCGGGGGCCACCAGCATGGCAAGCATCAAGGGCACGGCGAGCGCCGGCGGCAACAGGGCAGGGTGCATGGTCTCCTCCGCAAAAGCCTGTAAGTAGTGGGACTACAAGCTCTTGGACGGCTTGCTGCCACGGGAAAACGTGAGCAGAATACTATGATTGCAGGGACTCTACAACGCCCCGGACAGCCAATCCCCTAGTTTTAATACATGGTGTGGACGGCAGCAACATGGCCGAAAGACGGTTTCGTTACATCTTTACAGTGGAAACGGTTGTCTTGCCGTGTTTTTTGTAGTTCCACTACAGAGTGCCGCCATGATTTCTGTAGCCGCGATACAACGAAAACGTTGCATGTGCCGCAAACACGGCGCAAAACCGCCAAAACAGGCGTAGTCGGATTGAACTTTAATTGACACTAGATCTAGTTTTAATACAAAATTCCCTCAGGACGTCTGACAGAGCGGCCGCAATCCTTGGAATCCCATGTAGTCGAGCTAATTATTGCGCGTGGGAAAAAATCGTACTTTAGTGAGGGGACTTCGATGAAATTCTTTGCGCCTGAGCGCCGTGTGCGCACGGCCCTGCAACTGAGCCCGGTCGCGGCTGGCTGCGCACTCTTCGTAACCGCGCTGGCGAACCCCGCCGCCGCGCAAACCACCACCACCCCGGCGGCCGAGGCGCCGATCACCACGGTGACCGTGACCGGCATCCGCCGCGGCATCGAGGATGCCATCTCCGTCAAGAAGGACTCGTCGTCGATCGTCGAGGCCATCTCCGCGGAAGACATCGGCAAGCTGCCGGACGTGTCCATCGCCGAATCGATCGCCCGCCTGCCGGGCTTGGCCGCCCAGCGCGTGGCCGGCCGTGCGCAGGTGATCTCGGTGCGGGGCCTGTCCCCGGACTTTTCCACCACGCTGCTGAACGGCCGCGAACAGGTCTCCACCGGCGACAACCGCTCCGTGGAATTCGACCAGTACCCGTCCGAACTGCTGTCCGGCGTGACGATCTACAAGACCCCGGACGCTGGCCTGATCGGCCAGGGCCTGTCGGGCACGATCGACCTGCAGACCGTGCGTCCGCTGAACTTCGGCAAGCGCACCGTGGCGATGAACGCCCGCGCCGAGCACAATTCGCTGGGCAGCGTGGCCAACACGAAGTCGCTGGGCAACCGCTTCTCCATCAGCTACATCGACCAGTTCCTGAACCGCAAGCTCGGTGTGGCGATCGGCTTCGCGCACCTGGAGTCCCCGGTGCTGGCCCACGAAACCGGCATCTACGAACCGTGGAAGACCGATTCCCGCACGGGCCTGCCGGCAGGCACCACCGCCACCGATGGCATCAAGGCACTGTCCCGCACCGGCTACAACCGCCGCGACGGCCTGATGGGCGTGGTGGAGTATCGCCCGACCAAGTCGTTCACCAGCACGCTGGATTTCTACGCGTCGGTGTTCAAGCATGAAGACACCGCCAACCAGTTCGAAGTGAACCTGTCCGGCTGGAATGGCGGCCTGCAGCCGGAGCCGTTCTATTCGAACGTGACGAAGAACGGCAACGCGATCGGCAGCGCCGTGGCCAACAACGTCTACCCGCTGGTGCGCGGCATGTACACCAACCGCCGCGACGACATCCGCGCGCTGGGCTGGAACAATGAATGGCGCCTCGATGGCGTGAAGCTGGTGGCCGACCTCTCCTGGTCGAAAGCCAAGCGCGATGAACTGGGCCTGGAAAACAACCTGCAACTGGGTGCCGTCAACAACGCGCAGTACCTCGATACGATCAACCTGGGCTTCAACAGCGGCACGTTCCCGACGATGACGCCGGGCCGCGCCGACTATAGCGACGCATCGAACCTGTACGTGAAGAACACGATCTACGGCTCCGGCTATGGCAAGGTGCCGTACGTGGAAGATGAGCTCAAGAGCGTGAAGCTGGCCGCCAACTTCCAGGCGCCGGCCGCGCTGGAAAACTGGTTCTCGGGCTTCGACGTGGGCGTCAACCACAGCGACCGTTCGAAGGACAAGGATCAGCCGGAAGGCAACATCAACCTGGCCGGCAACCCGACCACGATCGATCCGTCGCTGCTGTACGGTTCCGTCGACCTGGGCTTCGCCGGCGTCGGCAACGTGCCCGCATGGGACGTGCCGGCCGTCGTCGCGCGCTACATGACGTTCAACCCGACCGCTGGCAGCGGCGCCATCCTGATCAAGAACTGGTCGGTGCGCGAGAAGATTTCCACGGCCTACGCCAAGGCGAACATCGAGCATGAGTTCGGCGACATCTCGCTGCGCGGTAACGTGGGCGTGCAGGTGCAGCACACCAAGCAGTCGTCCGATTCGAAGTACTTCAACGGTGCGCTGGCCGGCGACCAGCAGGTGCAGCCGATCCACGACGGCAAGTCCTACAACGACTGGCTGCCGAGCATGAACCTGAACTTCGGCCTGCCGAACGACCAGACCGTGCGTGTGGCAATGGCCAAGCAGATCGCCCGCCCGCGCGTGGACCAGCTGCGCGCCGCGCTGGACTTCGGCGTGTCGGACACCACGTTCAAGCCGGGCGCTTCGGGCGGCAATGCGCAGCTCGATCCGTGGCGCGCCAAGGCGTTCGACGTGTCGTATGAAAAGTACTTCGGCAAGAAGGCCTACGTGGCCGCGGCATTCTTCTTCAAGAAGCTCGACACGTACATCTTCACGCAGACCAAGACCTATGACTTCTCGGCGTTCATCCCGGGCACGAAGGCCAACACGCAGTTCGGCGACTACAAGGCGCCGTACAACGGCAACGGCGGCACGATGCGCGGCATCGAACTGTCCGGCTCCCTGCCGCTGAACATGCTGACCCCGGTGCTGGATGGCTTCGGCATCGTGGCGTCCGGTACCTACACGGACAGCAATATCGCGATCCAGGAACCGGATGGCTCGATCGGCCAGAACATCCCGCTGCCGGGCCTGTCGAAGCGCGTGACGAACCTGACCGTGTACTACGAGAAGAACGGCTTCGAGACCCGCCTGAGCCAGCGCAAGCGTTCCGACTTCGTGGGCGAGATCGGCAACTTCGCCGCCGAACGTTCGCTGCGCTACGTGGTGGGCGAGAGCATCCTGGACTTCCAGGTCGGCTACACGTTCCAGAACGGCCCGCTGAAGGACATGGGCATCGTGCTGCAGGCGAACAACCTGCGCAACGCCGCCTACGAAACCTACAACGGTTCGAAGAACCAGCAGCTGGAATACCAGAAGTACGGCCGCACCGTGCTGCTGGGTGTGAACTACAAGTTCTAAGCCAGCTTCGCTGCATGCAAGAAGCCCCGTCGCGCAAGCGGCGGGGCTTTTTTGCTTTTACCAGAGATACCTTGCCGTCAGCATCACCGTGCGCCGCTGGCCGTAGAAGCAGTCGCCGCGGGCGAGGCAGGTGGTGATCTGCACCTTGTCGGCCAGGTTGACGGCGTTCAGCGCGAAGCGCCACGGGCCGGTCTCGTAGGCGAGCAGGGCGTCGACCAGCGTGGCGGACGGCGTTTCCAGCGAATCGGCGCCGTCCCATGATGTGCCGATGTAAC is part of the Pseudoduganella lutea genome and encodes:
- a CDS encoding TonB-dependent receptor, whose amino-acid sequence is MKFFAPERRVRTALQLSPVAAGCALFVTALANPAAAQTTTTPAAEAPITTVTVTGIRRGIEDAISVKKDSSSIVEAISAEDIGKLPDVSIAESIARLPGLAAQRVAGRAQVISVRGLSPDFSTTLLNGREQVSTGDNRSVEFDQYPSELLSGVTIYKTPDAGLIGQGLSGTIDLQTVRPLNFGKRTVAMNARAEHNSLGSVANTKSLGNRFSISYIDQFLNRKLGVAIGFAHLESPVLAHETGIYEPWKTDSRTGLPAGTTATDGIKALSRTGYNRRDGLMGVVEYRPTKSFTSTLDFYASVFKHEDTANQFEVNLSGWNGGLQPEPFYSNVTKNGNAIGSAVANNVYPLVRGMYTNRRDDIRALGWNNEWRLDGVKLVADLSWSKAKRDELGLENNLQLGAVNNAQYLDTINLGFNSGTFPTMTPGRADYSDASNLYVKNTIYGSGYGKVPYVEDELKSVKLAANFQAPAALENWFSGFDVGVNHSDRSKDKDQPEGNINLAGNPTTIDPSLLYGSVDLGFAGVGNVPAWDVPAVVARYMTFNPTAGSGAILIKNWSVREKISTAYAKANIEHEFGDISLRGNVGVQVQHTKQSSDSKYFNGALAGDQQVQPIHDGKSYNDWLPSMNLNFGLPNDQTVRVAMAKQIARPRVDQLRAALDFGVSDTTFKPGASGGNAQLDPWRAKAFDVSYEKYFGKKAYVAAAFFFKKLDTYIFTQTKTYDFSAFIPGTKANTQFGDYKAPYNGNGGTMRGIELSGSLPLNMLTPVLDGFGIVASGTYTDSNIAIQEPDGSIGQNIPLPGLSKRVTNLTVYYEKNGFETRLSQRKRSDFVGEIGNFAAERSLRYVVGESILDFQVGYTFQNGPLKDMGIVLQANNLRNAAYETYNGSKNQQLEYQKYGRTVLLGVNYKF